A stretch of DNA from Arthrobacter globiformis:
GGCCGCTCCGGCCCCGTCGACCGGGGCCCAGAATTGCTTCGTGCTTTTCTTTACCACCTAGACTGTGGCTGCCTTCTGCGCGGCAGCCGTATGCCCGGAGGGGTCTTTTGCTTAAGAAGAACATAGCCATTGCCATTAGCATCGGCGCACTTTCGCTGACCGGATGCGGCCTCACTCCCTCCACGGAACAGGCTGCCGACGCTGCAGGCACGACGTCCACCAGTCAGGCCGCCGTGCCGTCGTCCACGGCTTCCGCGAAAACCGTCCCGTCGTCGAACGCCGCCAGCAAGGCAGCAGCGGCGAAAGCTGCCGCAACCAAGGCTGCCGCAACCAAGGCTGCCGCCAAGAGGGCTGCTGCTGAGACGGCCGCTGCCAAGGCGGCTGCGCTGAAGGAAAGCGCCGCTAAAGCCGCTGCGGCGGCGAAGGCGGCTCCCGCCGTCGTCGCCCCTGCCGCCGCCCCTGCAGTCAAGCCGGCAGCGCCTGCCGCGCCTGCCGCGCAGACTGTTGCTCCGAAGGCGCCCGCGGTTCCCGCTAAGCCTGCCCCGGCACCCGCCACCGCCGGAAGCGGGACCCAGGCCGCCAGCACTCTTGGCTGGGGTCCCGTCGTTGCCGGCGACGAGTTCAATTACACGGGAGCCCCGGACCGGACCAAGTGGAGCGTCTACGACAGCTCCGGCCATGCGGGCAAGGGCCTGCGCAGCCCCCAGGCCTGGTCCGTGGCGAACGGTGTGGCCACGGTCAGCGGCGATTCGGCAGGTACCACCGGCGGCATGTCGGCCAAGTTTGCCAACCAGAAGTACGGCCGCTGGGAAACCCGCATGAAGACGAACCAGCGGGATTCCGAATACCACCCGGTCCTCATCCTGTGGCCCGACAGCAAGTCGTCGACCTGCGCGGAGATCGACTACGCCGAGAGCACTTCCGACACAGCCCTGGTGAAGTTCTTCCTGCACTATGCATGCAGCGGCAGCAGCAAGCAGACGTACTCCGCCAAGGCAGTCGATACCACCCAGTGGCACAACTACGCCGTGGAATGGACCCCCACCGGCATCACGGGCTACATCGACGGCGTGAAGACGTTTACCGACACCAACCCGGCCCACCAGCCCTCCGGCAGCATGCACCAGACGCTGCAGCTCGACTGGTTCCCTGACGGTTCCCGCACCACGCCTTCCCAGATGCAGGTCGACTGGATGCGCGTTTACAAGTAAAGCCAGGCTGTTCCGAAGGGTGCCCGCAAATGTGAACTGCTCCCCAAAAGTTGGACTGAAAATTCAGTTCTGACTTTTGGGGAGCATTTTCATGGATAAGAGAAGTTTGCTGTCTGAGCAGCAGCGCGAGGCGGCGGTGGCCCCGTTTGAGCGCGGTTGGGGAGCCAAGGCTGTAGCAACAAAGCTTGGGGTGGGCACGAGAGCGGTCCTCCGGTTGTACGACAGATGGCGCGTTCGCGGAGATACGCTCGAGTGACCAAACCAGGCAAGCCGCTGTATTCGTTCGAGCTCGAGCTATCGTCCCCACACTTGATCACTGTGTGGGTGGGGCAGTATCGGGCTCAAGGCGAGGAAGCCCTGCGCCCGAAACCAAGAGGCCGGCCAAGGAAAAATCAGGAGGCCCCGGCGCAGCCGGGACCTGAGCTGCAGCGGCTGCGCCGCGAGAACTCACGCCTGCGCGCAGAGGTGGCCTTCCTGGGAAAAGTAAACGCCTTGAGGGACGGGGAACAGCGCTAAAGGTGCGCGCTGTCATCGCTCTCAAGGCTGAGCATCGATTGGAAGTTCTCCTGGACGTAGCCGGGTTAGCCCGGTCCACGTTCTTTTACCACCAGTCCCGCCTCCAACGCCCCGATCCACGGGCGTCCCTGAAGACCGCCGTCACCGAGATTTTCGAGAAGAGCCACGGCCGGTACGGGCACCGCCGGATCCATATCGAACTGCTCAAGCAAGGCTGGACGGCCGCAAAGATTACCAGGGCGAGCGGGGCATTGTTGCCCCGAACCTGCTGAACCGGGAGTTCGACGCCGTTGCCCCGAACCAGAAGTGGGTCACCGATGTGACCGAGTTCAGCGTCGGCGACCGGAAGCTTTACCTCTCGCCAGTCATGGACCTTTTCGACCGGCAGATCATCTCCTACGCCATCAGCACGTCCCCGAACCTGGCACTCACCAACGGCTCGCTGCGCACGGCTCTGACAACGCTCGAAGTCGGGCAAAAACCACTTGTGCACTCCGACCAGGGTTTCCAGTATCAACACAACTCATGGCGCACACTCCTGAAGAACGGCGGCGCGGTCCAATCGATGTCACGCAAAGCCAACTGCTACGACAACGCCGTCATGGAGAATTTCTTCGGACACCTCAAGGAAGAGCTCTTTCACCGTGTCCGGTTCCTCACCACCGACGCCCTGGAAACGACACTGCGTGAGTATATCCACTGGTACACACCGAAAGAATTTCGACAAAGCTCAGGGGCCTCAGCCCGGCGCAGTACAGGGCTCAGACCCTCGCGGCTTAGGCCCTTAATTAGCCGCACAGATTTGGGATCCTTCGACCTGGAGACGGTCCCGGGCGCGCCGTGCTCGACGAGTACCGGCACGTAGCCGCGAACGGGATTCCCAGCGAGCTTGGCGTAGGCCCCGCTCAGCACCGCCGTTATGTGACCGCGGTCCTGACCTGGAAAGCGGTCGGCAAGCCGATCGATGACAGCTTGAATGGCCTGATCTTCATCAGCGGTCGGCATGCGGCCCAGTTTCCCGGCAGCCGCGCTTTCCCACAAGGCGGACTAGTTGCTGCCTCGTGCAATCGGACACGGGAGCCTTGCACTTGCACTCTCTGCATACGAACAGCGGCTCGAATCAGCGGACGCGTCTTCGGCGGAGCTGATTGACGCTGCGACGGCGGACTTAGTGCGTACCCGAGAGTTGATCTCGACGGATTCGCAATCGTGTCTCAGCTCGAGCCCTTAGCGCCCGCCTGAACGAAGCAGGCGCCGGGGTCGCCTCTCCCGCTTGGCAATGAGAGCTCCTGGCCGGTACGACGCGGTCGAGGTTGTCACGGCGGGGGTCAGGTGGGGCGGATGGCGTCCATTGCCTGGTCGAGCAGATCGCCGAACGGTTGTGCCTGGTTTGAGGTGAGCCAGGTGGTCCAGGCGGCGATGAGGCAGGAGAAAGCAGCGCCGACTATGGCAGGGGTGCGTGGGTCGGCCGGGTCCTGCTGGCCGGTGCGGGTGCGGGCCTGGTCGAGGACGAGTTCCTGCATCCGGGACACCCGTTCGAGGTAGCTGGCGTTGAGGGTCGGATGGTCCCGCACGATGTTTTCCATGGCGACCGCTGTGGCTCCGCGGACTTCGCTCTCGAAGTATTCGACGACTCGGCCGAACATCTGCCGCAGTGACGCCCAGATGGGTTCGTCGGCCGGGCGGGCGGCGAGGTCCTCGGCGAGTTGCTCGCCGAGGACTTCGTATTTGCCCATGACGAGCTCTTCCTTTGAGGCGAAGTAGCGGAAGAACGTGCGTTTGGACATGCCGGCGGCCGCCGCCAGGTCGTCGATGGTGGTCTCGTCGTAGCCCTTTTCGACGAACAGGTCTTTGGCGAGTTGCGTCAGCTCGTCGCGGACGACCCGGCGGGTGCGTTCCCGGACCGGTAGTGGATCGCGCTTCATGAAGTGAAGATTAGCACAAAGACGCATGCTTGACACCGAGTGTCATGCATGGCGTAGAGTGGCTGCGAAGTCCATGAGTGATTGGGCCCCTGTCCCGCCCCACGAAACCAAAGGAGCAACCGCCATGCCCCCTACCAAGCGCCGCGCACTGATCCTCATCTCGTCCGGCCGCCAGCTGCCGCTGGTCGAGCCGGCCGACGTCAAGTCGATCTCGACCGGGTTCTTCCTGGTCGAGATGGCCCAGGTGCTCAAGGAGTTCGAGCACGACTACGAGTTCACCTTCGCCACACCCGACGGCAACGCCCCGCAACTCGACATCAACGGCATGGCACTGTCCGTGCACTCCATCGAGAAGACTGGCGCCAAGACCCTCCCCCTGCGCATGCAGCAGCGCCGCCGCTCGTTCGACGTCAGCAGCTTCCGGCAGCGCCACCCCGAGCTGGTCGCCCGCCGCGAGCAGGAAGTCCGGCTGCTGGAACGGCACATCGGCCGGATCCCGGTCTCCGAACTACTGCCCAACAGTGAGCCGGAGCTCGCCGAGTACCGCCCCGAACTGATCCTCCGCCTCGACAAGCTGCCCGAGGGCACCTTCCACCCGCTGCCCGAACTCGTCGGGCGCCACCGCGACCCGGCCGACCCGTTCACCTTCGCCGACTTCGACTTCATCCACGCCCCCGGCGGTCACGCCCCCATGGTCGACTTCCGCGACGACCCGTGGCTCGGCGAAACCCTCCATGTGGCCCGGGAGAACGGCGTCACCATCTCGCTGATCTGCCACGCGCCCATAGCGGTGACCTCCACCCGACAGCGCGTCGACGTACAGGGCCGCCCCTACCTCGTCAGCGACAACCCGTTCCTCGCCGCCCCCATCTCGACCGTCCCCACGATCGGCGAGCGGTTCGCGCTGCGGTTCCTCTACCCCCGCGTCCCCGGCAAGACCACCCGGCTGCCCTACTTCGTCGACGTGGCCATCAAGGAAGCCGGCTTCACCCTCGCTTCCTCCCCCAACATCTCCGCCCCGAAACTGGCCTACGAGCCGTCCGTGCGGCTGCTCACCGGCAACGGCCCGCAGGCCATCGACCAGCAGACCGCCAAGCTGCGCAGCGTCCTCACCGGCGACGGAGCCGTCAAACGCGCCAGCGGCAAGCAGCTGAGCAGGTAACCGTGACCGCGCACACCACTGACCACACAGCGGTGGTCGGCCAAGGAGACGGATCAGTGGCGGGCTTATACGGCCGCCAGATCACCGGGGCGAGCTTCCCGCAGGAGATTCAGGCCCCTGAGTCCAGAGTCCGTTTGTGCAAGGCCGCTGACCGTGGAGCTCGGGCCGCTACCGCCGCCCACCTACACAACGAACTCAAAACAATCCGGATAGCCCTCCCCCTTGCGGGTGGCCGTCCATACCAACCGGAGGTTTACACCATGAGCAAAGTTTGGTTCATCACCGGCGCGTCGAAAGGATTTGGCCGCGAGTTCGCCCTCGCCGCCCTCGAGCGTGGCGATCTGGTCGCAGCGACCGCCCGCAACACGGACACTCTGAGTGACCTGGTCGAGCAGTACGGCGACGCCGTCCTCCCGGTCGAGCTCGACGTCACCAACCGCGACCAGGTGTTCGCTGCGGTGAAGTCCGCGCACGAGACGTTCGGGTGGATCGACGTCGTCATCAACAACGCGGGCTACGGGCTCTTCGGAACGGTCGAGGAGATCACCGAGCAGCAGCTGCGCGACCAGCTCGAGACGAACCTATTCGGCGTTTTCCATGTCACGCAGGCGGCCCTCCCGATCCTCCGCGAGCAGCGCGCGGGCCACATCATCCAGATCTCGACCATGGGCGGCATCGTCGCGTTCCCGACCCTCGGTGCCTACCATGCGTCGAAGTGGGCACTGGAAGGGATGACGGACGCACTCGCTCAGGAAGTCGCCGGCTTCGGCATCAAGGTCACCCTGGTCGAACCCGGCGGCTTCGCCACCGACTGGTCCGGTGCATCCGCCATCGTCGCCGACGCGCATCCCGCGTACGCGGCTCTGCACGAGAACATGGCCGCGCGGCGGGCGCAGGTCGTACTCCCGGAGCCGGTCGGCTTCAAGTCCGCGATCCTCAAGGTCGTGGACGCCGAGGTCGCTCCGAAGCGTGTCTTCTTCGGGGAGGGGCCGACTCAGATGGCACCGCAGGTCTACCAGCAGCGCCTGGCCGAGTGGGCCGAGTGGGCGCACGTGTCCAAGGCCGCAGAAGGCAAGTAGAAAACGCCCGGCCCGGTGCAATACCGTGCCCAGGCCCTCGCGGCTTAGGATCTTGTTTGGCCAGTCCAACTTTCGGACCGCAGTTCAAATGCGGGCACCCTTTTTCTGTTGGCATTCTCGTGTCCCGCCCACCCGTTGAGGGCGTTAAATGTCAGACCCCCTTGCCAGACTGTTTTCATGGACGGCTTCGGGAATTCAGCACTGACAGCAGGAGCACCGCACGGCGGCGTTCGGCAGGCTGCCGCCTTTCCTGATGCCGCTTTCCCTTTCGAAGCGTTCCCGGAAGGCGCCATTCCATTCGATGAGTTCGCGGACGACGGATTGCCGTGTGACGATGACCTCGACGCCGCGTTCCCGGCATCGTTTCCTGAGGACCCGTTTCCCGAGGCCCTCTATGCGGACGTTCTGTTCGCCGATGGCGCCGCCACGAACGCAGCCACCGGCACTGATGGGCGCGGGCCCGGTAGCCGGCGGCCGGCTTTGGCGGACCGGGTCGCGGCGGCAACGGCCCTTCTGCGGGCCGATCTCAGCGCCGACAATGCCGGGCTGATCGACCAGACGCACGCGTACGAGAACGTCAAGAACATGCTTGCCGGGCAGCAGGCGAGGCTTGCCGTGACCTTCGAGGCCCGGCACAGCCAGGAGCACGCCCACCGGGTGACACTGACCGCCGAGGATCTGGGCAAAGACCGCAGCAATGACCGGGGCCCGGGCGCGGCCGAGCAGATCGCCCTGGCCCGGGGTGAGTCCCCGCACCGCGGCGGCCGGCTGCTCGGCACAGCCAAGGCCCTGGTGCAGATGCCCCACACCCTGGCCGCCCTGGACACCGGACAGCTCAACGAAGAGCGCGCCATGCACATCGTGAAGGAGACCGCCTGCCTGAGTGCGGCCGACCGGACCGCCGTCGACGAGGAACTCGCCGCCGACACCGGAACCTTCACCGGCGCCGGGACCCGCACCGTCATCGGCGCGGCCCGGGCCGCCGCCACCCGCAAGGACCCCCGCTCCGTCGCCCAACGGGCCAGCCACGCCGCGTCCGAGCGGACCGTCAGCCTCCGCCCGGCGCCGGACACCATGACGTACCTGACCGCGCTGCTCCCCGTCCACCAGGGCGTCGCCGTCTACGCGGCCCTGACCCGGCACGCCGACACCCTCCACGCCGCCGGGGACCCGCGCTCCCGCGACCAAATCAAAGCCGACACCCTCGTCGAACGCACCACCGGCACCCCCGGCGGCATCACCGGCATCGAGATCAACCTCGTCATGACCGACCGCACCCTCCTCCAGGACGACACCGAACCCGCCCGGATCCCCGGCTACGGCACCGTCTCCGCGGACTGGGCACGGAACCTCATCAGCCAGGAACAATCACCGGAGCATGGACAGGAACCTGGACAAGAACCCCGGGCTGGTGGCTCAAACGCGTCCGACTCAAACACCAGCCAGAAGGACCCGCTGAAAGAACTCAATACCTGGATCCGCCGGCTCTACACCGCCCCCGGAACCGGCGACCTCGTCGCCATGGACTCGCGACGGCGGCTGTTCCCGGCGCCGCTGCGCCGCTTTATCCAGATCCGCGACGACACCTGCCGCACCCCCTACTGCGACGCCCCCATCCGCCACCACGACCACATCATCCCCTGGCACAACGACGGCCCAACCTCGTTGAGTAACAGCGCAGGACTGTGCGAAGCATGCAACCACACCAAGGAACTCCCCGGCTGGAAAGCAAGACCCAGACCGGGCCCTCGGCACACCATCGAACTCACCACACCCACCGGCCACACCTACTACTCCACCGCACCGCCACTGCCAGGATCTGGACTGGCCGAATCTGGACTGGCCGGAACGCTCACCGGCGTCCCGATTGTGCCAGGAGTCATGGGCTAATGGTCTGCGAGCGCTGATGCCTGCGCGCGCCGCGCCTGTGAGACACTCGGTGTCATGCGCGAACTCGTCGTCCTTGGAACCGCATCGCAGGTGCCGACGCGGACGCGCAACCACAACGGATACCTGCTGAGGTGGGATGGCGAGGGCCTCCTCTTCGACCCCGGCGAGGGCACCCAGCGGCAGATGATTCATGCAGGTGTTTCCGCCAACCAGATCACCCGCATCTGCCTGACCCATGTTCACGGTGACCATTGCTACGGGCTTCCCGGCGTGCTCTCCCGCATGGCCCTGGACGGCGTGAAGCACCCGGTTCACCTGCACTATCCGGCTTCCGGAGAGGACGTTGTCCGGGCGCTCGTCTCTGTGGCCTCGCCCGGCATTGATCTTCGCCTGCAACCCCACTCGGGTGCCGGGGAAATCGCCCCGGGGCTCGAAGTGCGGCCCTTGCGCCACCGCATTGAGACCTATGGCTACCGGCTGACCGAGCCGGATGGCCGGACCATGCTGCCGGGGCGGCTGGCGGCGGCGGGGATCACGGGCCCTGACGCGGGCCGTCTGCAGCGGGAAGGAGTCCTGCGCGGTGTGCGGCTTGAGGACGTCAGCATTCCGCGCGCCGGCCAGGGCTTCGCCTTCATCATGGACACCGCCCCGTGCGAGGGGGCCGAGGGTCTGGCCGACGGCGTCGACCTCCTCGTCACGGAATCCACCTTCAGTGATGACGACGCCGCTTTGGCGGCGCAGTACGCACACCTCACTGCCGGGCAGGCCGGGGATCTGGCCGCCAACGGTGGCGCCGGAACGCTGGTCCTCACCCACTTTTCCTCCCGGTACGGCGACGTGGAGTTCCTGGCCCAACAGGCACGGGCCCGCTCAGGAGGGACCGCCGTCGTACCTGCCAATGACCTGGACCGGATAAGCCTTCCCAAGCGGCAGCGGCCGCCGTCCTGACCTGCGGCCAGAAGAAGCCTGCAGAAAAAGTAGAATTAACCAGACATGCAATGTTCCTACTTCGATGCCGCCCGCTGCCTCTCCTGCACCCACATGGGCAGGCCCTACGATGAGCAGCTGGCCGGCAAGCAGCTGCACTGCCAGACGCTCCTCTCCGACCACGCGTCCCTAGAGTGGCTGCCGCCTGTGGCGAGCCGCGAATCCGGCTTCCGCAACAAGGCCAAAATGGTGGTGGGCGGAACGGCCAAAAACCCCACTATCGGGATCCTTGACGCCGAGGGCCGCGGCGTGGACCTGCGCGAATGCGGCGTCTGCTCACCCGGGCTCCTCGCCTGCTTTGCGGTCCTGGCGGCCTTCATTAGCCGGGCACACCTGACGCCCTACGATGTCCCGCGGCGCAGCGGCGAGCTCAAGCACCTCATCATCACGGAGTCGCCCGACGGCGAGATCATGCTGCGTCTGGTCCTGCGTTCGGAAAAACTGGTGCCGCGCATCCGGCAGCACCTCCCCACCCTTCTGGCCGCCCTGCCGCAGGTGAAGGTTGTCTCGGTCAACCTGCACCCGGAACACAAGGCTGTCCTGGAAGGCGACCGCGAGATTCTGCTCACCGGGCAGTCCACGCTGCGGATGCGCGTCAATGACCTCGACCTCCACCTCCGGCCGGAGAGCTTCTTCCAGACGAACAGCGACATGGCGGCGGCGCTGTACCGGCAGGGACGCGAGTGGGTCAACGAACTGGCGCCGGCGTCGGTCTGGGACCTGTACTGCGGCGTCGGCGGTTTTGCCCTGCACTGCGCTGACCCATCCCGCGACGTCACCGGCATCGAAACCAGCCGCGAAGCCATCGTTTCGGCCAGACTCAGCAGCAACGAGGCAGGCCTGCAGCGCATGAACTTCCAGGCGGGCGACGCCACCGCCTTTGCTGTCGCCGCGGACCAGGCGCCCGAACTGGTTATCGTCAACCCGCCGCGGCGCGGCATCGGCAAGGAACTGTGCGGCTGGCTGGAATCGTCCTCCGTGCAGCACGTGGTGTACTCCAGTTGCAATGCACAGTCACTGGCCCGTGACCTGGCGGCGCTCCCCTCGTTCACCGCCCGACGGGCACGGGTGCTGGACATGTTCCCGCAGACCACACACTACGAAGTGATGGTGCTGCTCGAGCGGCCCTAGCCGGTCCGCATTCTTGATCCGAACATCGGCAAAAGTTTCTCCGGTCTTGAGGTCCCCGCGGGAAAGTGTCAGGTAAGCCGCGCAGCAAGGTCGCGGCACCGACCGATGGGCGGGGCATGCAGGGGACAGCAGCAGGCGGTGGGAAGTGACCGGCCCAGACGACATCCCTGTCCTGGACGCCGGTCCTCTGCAGGTCCTTTCCGCCGAAGTGGGCCCCGCTTTCGCAGAGGCCTTCATCGATGACTACCTGCAGATGTTGCCGGAGCGGGCGTCGAAGATCCTCCGCGCACTGGCCGGCGGTGACCCGCGGATGGCGGCTGACGCCGTCGTGAGCCTGAGGGCGACGTCGGCCATGGCGGGAGCGCTGCGGCTGGAGCGGTGCTGCAAGGAACTGGAATCACGCATCCGGCGCGGGCAGCGGCTGGAGCCCGACGCGGTCAGGGCAGTGCTGTACGCGAACATCCGGCTACTCGTGCGTGAAGCCGGACGCCAGGGGTACCTCCCGCAGTCCAGGCCCAAGGGCCAGGACTAAGGACGACGGCGGGTACCCGGCGCACCGGACCAAAATCCCCCGAATCCCCGACCTCCCGCGGACATAGAATCGTCGGACAAGATCGCCTGAAGAGCAGCCGACCGGCTGAACCGTTTACAGGAGGATTCGCATGAGCCGCACGAGCACCAGCCCACTCGCCCCAGTGGCCGCCACAGCAGCACAAACCATCTTCCGCGTGGGCCTGGGCGGTGTCCTCATTGCCCACGGCACCCAGAAGCTCTTCGGCTGGTTCGGTGGCGGCGGGATCGAGGGCACCAGCAAGGGCATGCACGCCATGGGGTTCCGGCCCGCGAAGCCCAGTGCGGTCCTCGCCGGCCTCGGCGAAGCGGGCGCCGGCCTGGCTCTGGCGCTTGGACTTGGCACTCCGGCCGCCGGGGCAGCTGCCGCGACCACCATGGGTGTTGCGGCCAGCGTGCACGCCCCCAACGGGTTTTTCGCCACCGAAGGCGGCCTTGAATACCCGGCCGTCCTGGGACTTGCCGCAGCATCCTTCACGATCGGAGGGCCGGGCAGCCTCTCCCTCGACTCCGTCACCGGCCACGTCCTGGACCGCCCCTGGATGCGGGCCGTGGCCCTGGCCGTCATTCCGACGGCCATTGCCATCCAGGTGTACCGCCGGCAAAAGGCCCTGGCCCACGACGCGTCCGGCCCGGACGCGAGCAGCACGGGCACGGACACAGGCAGCGCCGCGAGCGCGGACAGCACGAGCTCGGCGACCGAGGGTCAGCCAACCGTTAGACGTACTTCTTGAACCAGGCCAGTGTGTCGTTCCAGGCGGCAGTTGCCTGTTGCTCGTTGTAGCGTTCGCCGGTGTCGTTGTGGAAGGCGTGGTCGACGCCGGGATAGACCTTGAGCTGGTTGCGCACGCCCGTAGCCGCCAGGGCATCCCGGAGTTGCGGCATGGGGCCGGTGATC
This window harbors:
- a CDS encoding ribonuclease Z translates to MRELVVLGTASQVPTRTRNHNGYLLRWDGEGLLFDPGEGTQRQMIHAGVSANQITRICLTHVHGDHCYGLPGVLSRMALDGVKHPVHLHYPASGEDVVRALVSVASPGIDLRLQPHSGAGEIAPGLEVRPLRHRIETYGYRLTEPDGRTMLPGRLAAAGITGPDAGRLQREGVLRGVRLEDVSIPRAGQGFAFIMDTAPCEGAEGLADGVDLLVTESTFSDDDAALAAQYAHLTAGQAGDLAANGGAGTLVLTHFSSRYGDVEFLAQQARARSGGTAVVPANDLDRISLPKRQRPPS
- the rlmC gene encoding 23S rRNA (uracil(747)-C(5))-methyltransferase RlmC; amino-acid sequence: MQCSYFDAARCLSCTHMGRPYDEQLAGKQLHCQTLLSDHASLEWLPPVASRESGFRNKAKMVVGGTAKNPTIGILDAEGRGVDLRECGVCSPGLLACFAVLAAFISRAHLTPYDVPRRSGELKHLIITESPDGEIMLRLVLRSEKLVPRIRQHLPTLLAALPQVKVVSVNLHPEHKAVLEGDREILLTGQSTLRMRVNDLDLHLRPESFFQTNSDMAAALYRQGREWVNELAPASVWDLYCGVGGFALHCADPSRDVTGIETSREAIVSARLSSNEAGLQRMNFQAGDATAFAVAADQAPELVIVNPPRRGIGKELCGWLESSSVQHVVYSSCNAQSLARDLAALPSFTARRARVLDMFPQTTHYEVMVLLERP
- a CDS encoding glycoside hydrolase family 16 protein, with amino-acid sequence MLKKNIAIAISIGALSLTGCGLTPSTEQAADAAGTTSTSQAAVPSSTASAKTVPSSNAASKAAAAKAAATKAAATKAAAKRAAAETAAAKAAALKESAAKAAAAAKAAPAVVAPAAAPAVKPAAPAAPAAQTVAPKAPAVPAKPAPAPATAGSGTQAASTLGWGPVVAGDEFNYTGAPDRTKWSVYDSSGHAGKGLRSPQAWSVANGVATVSGDSAGTTGGMSAKFANQKYGRWETRMKTNQRDSEYHPVLILWPDSKSSTCAEIDYAESTSDTALVKFFLHYACSGSSKQTYSAKAVDTTQWHNYAVEWTPTGITGYIDGVKTFTDTNPAHQPSGSMHQTLQLDWFPDGSRTTPSQMQVDWMRVYK
- a CDS encoding TetR family transcriptional regulator; the protein is MKRDPLPVRERTRRVVRDELTQLAKDLFVEKGYDETTIDDLAAAAGMSKRTFFRYFASKEELVMGKYEVLGEQLAEDLAARPADEPIWASLRQMFGRVVEYFESEVRGATAVAMENIVRDHPTLNASYLERVSRMQELVLDQARTRTGQQDPADPRTPAIVGAAFSCLIAAWTTWLTSNQAQPFGDLLDQAMDAIRPT
- a CDS encoding Hpt domain-containing protein, producing the protein MTGPDDIPVLDAGPLQVLSAEVGPAFAEAFIDDYLQMLPERASKILRALAGGDPRMAADAVVSLRATSAMAGALRLERCCKELESRIRRGQRLEPDAVRAVLYANIRLLVREAGRQGYLPQSRPKGQD
- a CDS encoding acyl-CoA-like ligand-binding transcription factor, with protein sequence MLPRAIGHGSLALALSAYEQRLESADASSAELIDAATADLVRTRELISTDSQSCLSSSP
- a CDS encoding HNH endonuclease translates to MDGFGNSALTAGAPHGGVRQAAAFPDAAFPFEAFPEGAIPFDEFADDGLPCDDDLDAAFPASFPEDPFPEALYADVLFADGAATNAATGTDGRGPGSRRPALADRVAAATALLRADLSADNAGLIDQTHAYENVKNMLAGQQARLAVTFEARHSQEHAHRVTLTAEDLGKDRSNDRGPGAAEQIALARGESPHRGGRLLGTAKALVQMPHTLAALDTGQLNEERAMHIVKETACLSAADRTAVDEELAADTGTFTGAGTRTVIGAARAAATRKDPRSVAQRASHAASERTVSLRPAPDTMTYLTALLPVHQGVAVYAALTRHADTLHAAGDPRSRDQIKADTLVERTTGTPGGITGIEINLVMTDRTLLQDDTEPARIPGYGTVSADWARNLISQEQSPEHGQEPGQEPRAGGSNASDSNTSQKDPLKELNTWIRRLYTAPGTGDLVAMDSRRRLFPAPLRRFIQIRDDTCRTPYCDAPIRHHDHIIPWHNDGPTSLSNSAGLCEACNHTKELPGWKARPRPGPRHTIELTTPTGHTYYSTAPPLPGSGLAESGLAGTLTGVPIVPGVMG
- a CDS encoding IS3 family transposase, whose product is MDGRKDYQGERGIVAPNLLNREFDAVAPNQKWVTDVTEFSVGDRKLYLSPVMDLFDRQIISYAISTSPNLALTNGSLRTALTTLEVGQKPLVHSDQGFQYQHNSWRTLLKNGGAVQSMSRKANCYDNAVMENFFGHLKEELFHRVRFLTTDALETTLREYIHWYTPKEFRQSSGASARRSTGLRPSRLRPLISRTDLGSFDLETVPGAPCSTSTGT
- a CDS encoding IS3 family transposase, with the translated sequence MRAVIALKAEHRLEVLLDVAGLARSTFFYHQSRLQRPDPRASLKTAVTEIFEKSHGRYGHRRIHIELLKQGWTAAKITRASGALLPRTC
- a CDS encoding SDR family NAD(P)-dependent oxidoreductase, with amino-acid sequence MSKVWFITGASKGFGREFALAALERGDLVAATARNTDTLSDLVEQYGDAVLPVELDVTNRDQVFAAVKSAHETFGWIDVVINNAGYGLFGTVEEITEQQLRDQLETNLFGVFHVTQAALPILREQRAGHIIQISTMGGIVAFPTLGAYHASKWALEGMTDALAQEVAGFGIKVTLVEPGGFATDWSGASAIVADAHPAYAALHENMAARRAQVVLPEPVGFKSAILKVVDAEVAPKRVFFGEGPTQMAPQVYQQRLAEWAEWAHVSKAAEGK
- a CDS encoding DoxX family protein yields the protein MSRTSTSPLAPVAATAAQTIFRVGLGGVLIAHGTQKLFGWFGGGGIEGTSKGMHAMGFRPAKPSAVLAGLGEAGAGLALALGLGTPAAGAAAATTMGVAASVHAPNGFFATEGGLEYPAVLGLAAASFTIGGPGSLSLDSVTGHVLDRPWMRAVALAVIPTAIAIQVYRRQKALAHDASGPDASSTGTDTGSAASADSTSSATEGQPTVRRTS